Proteins encoded by one window of Brevibacterium atlanticum:
- the tig gene encoding trigger factor has product MKSSVEQLDPTRVKVSVEVPYAELKPSVDEAYKTIGAQVTVPGFRKGKVPARIIDQRIGRPAVIQEAINNGLDDFYRTAVDENELKPMGQPEVEISEVPGLDGTEDGDLGFTVEVDVRPEIELPAYDSITVEVDPIEVTDEDVDAELEQLRTRFGTLTAVDRPAAKDDFVTLDLVATIGEEEIDTASDISYQVGAGTMLEGMDEALDGLSAGETTTFETTFAGGEHAGEQGTVKITLGAVKERELPEADDDFAQLASEFDTIAELRDDLREQAAKQKETDQGVQARDKVLEHLIETLEVPVPAKIVSDEVERHLESENRVDDDEHRKEVTEETERNLRTQFILDAVSEAENVEVSQPELIEYLISASQQYGMNPNEFAQMLDSSGQVNALVGEVSRRKALAAVLAGATVKDTAGNVVDMEAFTSAGDDEDAEAVEAEAADDADEATAEVAEEN; this is encoded by the coding sequence GTGAAGAGCTCCGTCGAGCAACTCGACCCCACGCGGGTCAAGGTCAGCGTGGAAGTCCCATACGCCGAACTCAAACCGAGCGTCGACGAGGCATACAAGACCATCGGTGCGCAGGTCACCGTCCCCGGCTTCCGCAAGGGCAAGGTCCCTGCCCGCATCATCGATCAGCGGATCGGCCGCCCGGCAGTGATCCAGGAGGCCATCAACAACGGCCTCGATGACTTCTATCGCACTGCGGTCGATGAGAACGAGCTCAAGCCGATGGGTCAGCCCGAGGTCGAGATCTCCGAGGTGCCCGGACTCGACGGCACCGAAGACGGCGACCTGGGCTTCACCGTCGAGGTCGACGTCCGCCCCGAGATCGAACTGCCCGCTTACGATTCGATCACCGTCGAGGTCGATCCCATCGAGGTCACCGACGAAGACGTGGATGCCGAGCTCGAGCAGCTGCGCACCCGCTTCGGCACCCTCACCGCGGTCGATCGGCCCGCCGCGAAGGACGACTTCGTCACCCTCGACCTCGTCGCCACCATCGGTGAGGAAGAGATCGACACCGCTTCGGACATCTCGTACCAGGTCGGTGCCGGAACCATGCTTGAGGGCATGGACGAGGCCCTCGACGGCCTCTCCGCCGGGGAGACCACCACCTTCGAGACCACCTTCGCCGGCGGCGAGCACGCCGGCGAACAGGGCACCGTGAAGATCACCCTGGGTGCGGTCAAGGAACGCGAACTGCCCGAGGCCGACGACGACTTCGCTCAGCTGGCCAGCGAGTTCGACACCATCGCCGAACTGCGTGACGATCTGCGTGAGCAGGCCGCCAAGCAGAAGGAGACCGACCAGGGTGTGCAGGCCCGCGACAAGGTCCTCGAGCACCTCATCGAGACCCTCGAGGTCCCCGTTCCGGCCAAGATCGTCAGCGATGAGGTGGAGCGTCACCTCGAGTCCGAGAACCGGGTCGATGACGACGAACACCGCAAGGAGGTCACCGAGGAGACCGAGCGCAACCTGCGCACCCAGTTCATCCTCGATGCCGTCTCCGAAGCCGAGAACGTCGAGGTCAGTCAGCCCGAGCTCATCGAGTACCTGATCTCCGCCTCGCAGCAGTACGGCATGAACCCCAACGAGTTCGCCCAGATGCTCGACAGCTCCGGACAGGTCAACGCCTTGGTCGGAGAGGTCTCGCGCCGCAAGGCTCTGGCCGCCGTCCTCGCCGGTGCCACGGTCAAGGACACCGCCGGCAACGTCGTCGACATGGAGGCCTTCACCTCCGCCGGAGACGATGAGGACGCCGAGGCCGTCGAGGCCGAGGCAGCCGATGACGCGGACGAAGCGACCGCGGAGGTCGCGGAAGAGAACTGA
- a CDS encoding globin, translated as MTQTSDDSIFAAVGGHGTFTRLVDVFYEHVDKDAQLIAMYPDGHELTGAKHRLQTFLEQYFGGPSTYQEQRGHPRLRMRHFDYPIDFDARDRWLRCMRAALDDVALPPLYDEMFWDYFQRAATAMVNSANPNIR; from the coding sequence ATGACGCAGACGAGTGACGATTCGATCTTCGCGGCCGTCGGCGGACACGGGACATTCACCCGCCTCGTCGATGTCTTCTATGAGCATGTCGACAAGGATGCTCAGCTCATTGCCATGTACCCCGACGGACATGAGCTCACCGGGGCGAAGCACCGCCTGCAGACCTTCCTCGAGCAGTACTTCGGCGGACCGTCGACCTATCAGGAGCAGCGCGGACATCCGCGCTTGCGGATGCGTCACTTCGACTACCCCATCGACTTCGACGCACGGGACCGTTGGCTGCGTTGCATGCGCGCGGCCCTCGACGACGTCGCTCTGCCTCCGCTCTACGACGAGATGTTCTGGGACTACTTTCAGCGGGCGGCGACCGCGATGGTCAACTCCGCGAACCCCAACATCCGCTGA
- a CDS encoding ribose-5-phosphate isomerase — protein sequence MKVHLGTDHAGFEFKEVLKAHLDEAGHEIVDHGALEYDALDDYPAFCIAAAQGVVDDRAAGIDALGVVIGGSGNGEQMAANLVKGARTALAWNPEISKLARQHNDAQIVAVGARQHPEAEAIAIVDAFLAEPFSGDDRHSRRIAIMADYEEQGQQAL from the coding sequence ATGAAGGTTCACCTCGGCACCGACCATGCCGGATTCGAATTCAAAGAGGTCCTCAAGGCCCACCTCGACGAGGCGGGGCACGAGATCGTCGACCACGGCGCCCTCGAATACGACGCCCTCGATGACTACCCGGCGTTCTGCATCGCCGCCGCCCAGGGCGTCGTCGACGACCGGGCTGCCGGCATCGACGCACTCGGCGTCGTCATCGGCGGCTCCGGCAACGGCGAGCAGATGGCGGCCAACCTCGTCAAGGGTGCACGTACGGCCTTGGCCTGGAACCCGGAGATCTCGAAGTTGGCCCGCCAGCACAACGACGCGCAGATCGTAGCGGTCGGTGCCCGCCAGCACCCGGAGGCCGAAGCGATCGCGATCGTCGACGCGTTCCTGGCCGAACCCTTCTCCGGCGACGACCGTCACTCACGCCGCATCGCCATCATGGCCGACTACGAGGAGCAGGGCCAGCAGGCCCTGTGA
- the pepN gene encoding aminopeptidase N, producing MPQYNLTRDEARERSALVDVSSYEHTLILTGEGESFRVRSRIRFTAAPESTTFIDAITASVERVRLNGLDLELAEVVSPARISLPGLAAENELVIDAHFWYMNTGEGLHRFVDPVDDEVYLYSQFEVPDARRVFPVFEQPDIKSPFSFTVVAPEKWTVVSNSPTPTPGDPKETFTDLGEVPIEGMAVWQFAPTTPISSYITAIIAGPYRSVHSELTSSDGSPVPLGLYCRSSLFDYLDADELFAVTKAGFEFFEREFGVSYPFEKYDQLFVPEFNAGAMENAGAVTILENYVFRSRPTGALVERRTVTVLHELAHMWFGDLVTMRWWNDLWLNESFAEFMSTLATAEATKFADAWTTFATIEKSWAYRQDQLPSTHPIVAAIEDLADVEVNFDGITYAKGASVLKQLVAWVGRDEFFTGLKRYFDKHAWSNTELVDLLDELAATSGRDLTSWSKLWLEESGVNLIEADLETTGEADAEVIESLRVTQAPWSLEGQPTPSLRPHRLAIGFYSDSGDGRLTRTHSFPIDIDSAAVTVDEARGLPRPDVIVVNDADLSYTKVRFDDRSMATAARRLSDFDDSLTQLLVLATLWDEVRDGQRPVQDYLDTVITHLGAITHSSGLLTQMRQLDTAVSSYLPPEQRTATHARLADRFIELLGTIEEGTDQAFQFVRGFIRHAVTEEQLHRLRSWFDPARETVSGIALDTDLTWEILIGLCANDAVDDSAVEEMSRRDPTATGARQAATARASRPTSAAKSETFTRLVDDLDLPNSELGALALGFGSGLQRPDGGIIAPQSPLRPFADEYFDRVAGWWETRTLETAQTMTLRLFPPVSSVTVSAAQKWLADHPAAPKGLLRLMRENLAEVERALEVQRVSSASKGSLNLEG from the coding sequence GTGCCGCAATACAACCTCACCCGCGACGAAGCACGCGAACGGTCAGCCCTGGTGGACGTCTCGAGCTACGAGCACACCCTGATCCTCACAGGGGAGGGTGAGAGCTTCCGCGTGCGCTCCCGGATCCGGTTCACCGCCGCACCGGAGTCGACGACCTTCATCGATGCCATCACCGCCAGCGTCGAACGCGTGCGTCTCAACGGTCTCGACCTGGAACTCGCCGAGGTGGTCTCCCCCGCCCGCATCAGCCTGCCCGGTCTCGCCGCCGAGAACGAGCTCGTCATCGACGCGCACTTCTGGTATATGAACACTGGAGAGGGCCTGCACCGCTTCGTCGACCCGGTCGATGACGAGGTCTATCTCTATTCGCAGTTCGAGGTGCCCGATGCCCGGCGCGTGTTCCCCGTCTTCGAGCAGCCGGACATCAAATCCCCCTTCTCCTTCACCGTCGTCGCCCCCGAGAAGTGGACGGTCGTCTCGAACTCCCCGACTCCGACCCCGGGCGACCCGAAAGAGACGTTCACCGACCTCGGCGAGGTGCCGATCGAGGGAATGGCCGTGTGGCAGTTCGCTCCCACCACCCCGATCTCGTCCTACATCACCGCGATCATCGCCGGACCCTACCGGTCGGTCCATTCGGAGCTCACCTCCTCGGACGGGTCTCCGGTCCCGCTGGGCCTGTACTGCCGGTCCTCGCTGTTCGACTACCTCGACGCCGACGAACTCTTCGCCGTCACGAAGGCCGGCTTCGAGTTCTTCGAACGCGAGTTCGGAGTCTCCTACCCCTTCGAGAAGTACGATCAGCTCTTCGTACCCGAGTTCAATGCCGGGGCGATGGAGAACGCGGGCGCCGTGACGATCCTCGAGAACTATGTGTTCCGATCCCGTCCGACCGGGGCGCTCGTCGAGCGGCGAACCGTCACCGTCCTCCACGAACTCGCCCATATGTGGTTCGGCGACCTCGTGACCATGCGCTGGTGGAACGATCTGTGGCTCAACGAGTCCTTCGCCGAGTTCATGTCGACGCTGGCCACGGCGGAGGCGACGAAGTTCGCCGATGCATGGACGACCTTCGCCACGATCGAGAAGTCCTGGGCCTACCGTCAGGATCAGCTGCCGAGCACCCACCCGATCGTCGCAGCGATCGAGGACCTCGCGGATGTCGAGGTCAACTTCGACGGCATCACCTACGCGAAGGGTGCCTCGGTGCTCAAACAGCTCGTGGCCTGGGTCGGTCGCGACGAGTTCTTCACCGGGCTCAAGCGCTACTTCGACAAGCACGCCTGGTCGAACACGGAGCTTGTCGATCTGCTCGATGAGCTCGCCGCCACCTCGGGTCGAGATCTGACCAGCTGGTCGAAACTGTGGCTCGAGGAGTCCGGTGTCAATCTCATCGAAGCCGACCTCGAGACCACGGGTGAAGCCGACGCCGAGGTGATCGAGAGCCTGCGCGTCACCCAGGCTCCGTGGTCGCTCGAAGGGCAGCCGACCCCGTCCCTGCGTCCGCATCGACTCGCAATCGGCTTCTACTCCGATTCCGGCGACGGACGCCTGACCCGCACCCATTCGTTCCCCATCGACATCGACTCCGCCGCCGTCACCGTCGACGAGGCGAGGGGACTGCCCCGCCCGGACGTCATCGTCGTCAACGATGCCGACCTCAGCTACACCAAGGTGCGGTTCGACGATCGCAGCATGGCCACCGCTGCCCGCCGGCTGAGCGACTTCGACGATTCGCTCACCCAGCTGCTCGTGCTGGCCACCCTGTGGGACGAGGTCCGCGACGGACAGCGTCCGGTCCAGGACTACCTCGACACCGTCATCACCCATCTGGGTGCGATCACCCATTCGTCGGGACTGCTCACCCAGATGCGCCAGCTCGACACCGCAGTCTCGTCCTATCTGCCGCCCGAGCAGCGCACCGCGACGCATGCGCGACTCGCCGACCGGTTCATCGAGCTGCTCGGAACCATCGAGGAGGGCACCGATCAGGCCTTCCAGTTCGTCCGTGGGTTCATCAGGCACGCCGTCACCGAGGAACAGCTGCACCGGCTGAGATCATGGTTCGACCCCGCACGCGAAACGGTCTCCGGGATCGCCCTCGACACCGATCTCACCTGGGAGATCCTCATCGGCCTGTGTGCCAACGACGCCGTCGACGATTCGGCCGTCGAGGAGATGAGCCGCCGTGATCCCACCGCCACCGGCGCCCGCCAGGCCGCGACCGCCAGGGCCTCCCGCCCTACCTCGGCAGCGAAGTCCGAGACCTTCACCCGCCTCGTCGACGATCTGGACCTGCCGAACTCCGAACTCGGGGCCCTCGCGCTCGGCTTCGGCTCCGGGCTGCAGCGACCCGATGGCGGGATCATCGCCCCGCAGTCGCCGCTGCGGCCGTTCGCCGATGAGTACTTCGACCGCGTCGCCGGCTGGTGGGAGACCAGAACCCTCGAGACCGCGCAGACGATGACTCTGCGACTGTTCCCACCGGTGAGTTCCGTCACGGTCTCGGCCGCCCAGAAGTGGCTGGCTGATCATCCCGCGGCACCGAAGGGCCTGCTGAGGCTGATGAGGGAGAACCTCGCCGAGGTCGAACGAGCGCTGGAGGTTCAGCGAGTGTCCAGCGCTTCCAAGGGATCATTGAACCTCGAGGGCTAG
- a CDS encoding mechanosensitive ion channel family protein: MTSDAMDTTVQAASDFDWSFLLGAPLQITVIVILAFVVNLIVRYFIRRFTTAVAKGTVGSEKADGAGLTKFSATALEAQRTGIDQQTIKERRAQRAKTVGRMLSSVTTILISVIAALMILDALNFNIAPILASAGIAGVAIAFGAQELVRDYLSGFFIVIEDQYGIGDTVDLGEAVGEVEDVGLRRTQVRDLTGTLWHVRNGEILRVGNLSQGWARAVLDIPIDYRTSMDDYREMTANVTRTLKKDPEIARAMLEDPEIAGVQSLSGSYRVIRTMVKTKPNQQWMVERAFRAELMTELAERGGQIGMVQETVLRTLPATDEESSEEGSAESSVTGSVVTTSVRDERGRDERRGQRSSTANSDESPSPLPSEQEIRATAQEDSPSEGSSDDADE, translated from the coding sequence ATGACTTCTGACGCAATGGATACCACTGTTCAAGCCGCAAGTGACTTCGATTGGTCGTTCCTCCTCGGTGCTCCGCTGCAGATCACGGTCATCGTCATCTTGGCCTTCGTCGTCAACCTCATCGTCCGGTACTTCATCCGCCGCTTCACCACCGCGGTCGCGAAAGGCACTGTCGGCAGCGAGAAGGCTGACGGAGCAGGGCTGACGAAGTTCTCCGCCACCGCGCTCGAAGCACAGCGGACGGGCATCGATCAGCAGACGATCAAGGAACGGCGCGCGCAGCGGGCGAAGACCGTCGGACGCATGCTGTCCTCGGTGACGACGATCCTCATCAGCGTCATCGCCGCGCTCATGATCCTCGACGCATTGAACTTCAACATCGCGCCGATCCTCGCATCGGCCGGTATCGCCGGTGTCGCCATCGCCTTCGGTGCGCAGGAGCTCGTCCGCGACTACCTGTCGGGATTCTTCATCGTCATCGAGGATCAGTACGGAATCGGCGACACCGTCGATCTGGGCGAAGCCGTCGGCGAGGTCGAGGACGTCGGTCTGCGCCGGACCCAGGTCCGCGACCTCACCGGCACCCTGTGGCATGTGCGCAACGGCGAGATCCTGCGAGTGGGCAACCTCTCCCAGGGCTGGGCCCGCGCCGTCCTCGACATCCCCATCGACTACCGGACCTCGATGGACGACTACCGTGAGATGACCGCGAACGTCACCCGCACACTGAAGAAGGACCCCGAGATCGCTCGGGCCATGCTCGAGGATCCGGAGATCGCCGGCGTGCAGTCCCTGTCCGGGTCGTACCGGGTCATCCGCACGATGGTCAAGACGAAACCGAACCAGCAGTGGATGGTCGAACGCGCTTTCCGAGCCGAGCTGATGACGGAGCTGGCCGAGCGCGGAGGACAGATCGGAATGGTCCAGGAGACCGTTCTGCGCACACTGCCGGCCACAGACGAGGAGTCTTCCGAGGAGGGCTCCGCAGAGAGCTCCGTGACCGGATCCGTCGTCACCACCTCGGTGCGGGACGAGCGTGGCCGGGACGAGCGTCGGGGGCAGAGGTCCTCGACCGCGAACAGCGACGAATCCCCCTCCCCTCTGCCCAGCGAGCAGGAGATCCGTGCCACCGCGCAGGAGGACTCACCGAGCGAAGGGTCGAGCGATGACGCAGACGAGTGA
- a CDS encoding acyl-CoA thioesterase — translation MTEEAPTEAEANVARLHEILDLRRLDFTAASSESDFFIGHSQYKPDGRVYGGQVLAQCVVAAAATLPEDRLIHSLHGYFLRAGDVSEPIEFGVERLRDGRSFSARRVHAYQKGAPILSLIASFQDEQPGLEHAEEMPAGLPAPEDCPEVLDLIGDDDSPVTTEWLAKRPFEIRPVETSLHAPQTAGAASREQHSWIRTSAPFGDDPVLNAAALAYASDFNLLEPVLLQHDLTWRTPGLRVASLDHAMWWHRRVRVDEWMLYVQESPASQGGRGLGYGRIFAQDGTLLATVAQEGMVRVKESR, via the coding sequence ATGACCGAAGAAGCACCCACCGAGGCTGAGGCGAATGTTGCACGCTTGCACGAGATCCTCGACCTGCGGCGGCTCGACTTCACCGCAGCGTCGAGCGAATCGGATTTCTTCATCGGCCACAGCCAGTACAAGCCGGACGGACGCGTCTACGGCGGCCAGGTGCTCGCTCAGTGCGTCGTCGCGGCTGCCGCAACGCTGCCCGAGGATCGACTGATCCATTCCCTGCACGGCTACTTCCTCCGCGCCGGAGACGTCAGCGAGCCGATCGAGTTCGGCGTCGAACGGCTCCGTGACGGCCGTTCCTTCTCCGCCCGCCGTGTGCATGCCTATCAGAAGGGCGCACCGATCCTCTCCCTCATCGCCTCCTTCCAGGACGAACAGCCGGGCCTCGAACACGCCGAAGAGATGCCGGCCGGGCTGCCGGCACCTGAGGACTGCCCCGAGGTGCTCGACCTCATCGGCGACGACGATTCCCCGGTGACGACGGAGTGGCTGGCCAAACGTCCTTTCGAGATCCGACCCGTCGAGACGTCCCTGCACGCTCCTCAGACGGCAGGAGCCGCGTCACGCGAGCAGCATTCCTGGATCCGCACCAGCGCCCCGTTCGGTGACGACCCGGTGCTCAATGCCGCCGCTTTGGCCTATGCCAGCGATTTCAACCTGCTCGAGCCCGTGCTTCTGCAGCACGATCTGACCTGGCGGACTCCCGGTCTGCGGGTGGCCAGCCTCGATCACGCGATGTGGTGGCACCGGCGAGTCCGTGTCGACGAGTGGATGCTCTACGTCCAGGAGTCCCCGGCATCACAGGGCGGTCGAGGCCTCGGCTATGGACGCATCTTCGCCCAAGACGGAACCCTGCTCGCCACGGTGGCCCAGGAGGGCATGGTCCGAGTCAAGGAGTCACGATGA
- a CDS encoding acyl-CoA thioesterase translates to MHSGATDPLLDDFTRVLLDLRWGDMDVYGHVNNVTQLRLLEEARVRTIGSPTHSTDAPTTPGRFGVSETISGVEIPDVFAAASATTELLVASHAIEYRTPIPYRSGPIAVDLVISAVSPASVTVGYVICEPDGSRAYTVAETVVVFIDKASGRPRRLSEGETEAMESVLGGPVPLRRTRR, encoded by the coding sequence ATGCACTCAGGCGCCACCGACCCCCTGCTCGACGATTTCACCCGCGTATTGCTGGACCTGAGATGGGGTGACATGGATGTCTATGGGCACGTCAACAACGTCACCCAGCTGCGGCTGCTCGAGGAGGCACGCGTTCGCACCATCGGGTCCCCGACACACAGCACGGATGCACCGACCACACCCGGCCGGTTCGGCGTCTCTGAAACGATCAGCGGGGTGGAGATCCCTGACGTCTTCGCGGCCGCCTCGGCGACGACCGAGCTGCTCGTGGCCTCTCATGCGATCGAATACCGTACCCCGATTCCGTACCGTTCCGGACCGATCGCCGTCGATCTGGTCATCAGTGCCGTCAGCCCGGCCTCGGTGACGGTCGGCTACGTCATCTGCGAACCCGACGGTTCCCGCGCGTACACCGTCGCCGAGACGGTCGTCGTCTTCATCGACAAGGCCTCCGGTCGACCGAGGCGGCTCAGCGAAGGCGAGACCGAAGCCATGGAATCCGTGCTCGGCGGCCCGGTTCCGCTGCGGAGGACGCGCCGGTGA
- a CDS encoding alcohol dehydrogenase catalytic domain-containing protein, with the protein MRIRGAVLREMGRPRPFATSQPMTIEALELDSPGPGEVLIRMRAAGVCHSDLSVVDGNRPRPLPMLLGHEGAGVVEALGEGVDDLEIGQQVVTVFLPRCGECANCRTDGKLPCSPGSATNGAGTLPFDEHKVRLHDHTGTEVLHHLGASVFATHAVLNRASLVPIDDDIPAPIAAVLGCAVLTGGGAVLNAGRPGPDDEVMIVGLGGVGMAALITALSIDTAGVIGVDANPDKLVRAKELGADEVYTPEQLGDRKAPIVIECVGHARAFETAFAATAVGGTTVTVGLPAPDAQSHITPVTLTAEARTVIGSYLGSAVPSRDIPVYADLWRAGRLPVEELISDTIGLNDLNSAFDALSDGRVVRQIIDFEA; encoded by the coding sequence GTGAGGATCCGAGGCGCAGTGCTGCGTGAGATGGGGCGGCCCCGTCCGTTCGCCACCTCGCAGCCGATGACGATCGAGGCCCTCGAACTCGACTCGCCCGGCCCCGGTGAAGTGCTCATCCGGATGCGCGCCGCCGGCGTCTGCCACTCGGACCTCTCCGTCGTCGACGGCAACCGGCCCCGACCTCTGCCGATGCTGCTCGGCCACGAGGGCGCCGGCGTGGTCGAGGCGCTCGGGGAGGGGGTGGACGACCTCGAGATCGGACAGCAGGTCGTCACGGTGTTCCTGCCCCGTTGCGGGGAATGCGCGAACTGCCGCACCGACGGCAAACTCCCGTGCTCTCCGGGCAGCGCGACGAACGGCGCAGGGACCCTGCCCTTCGACGAACACAAGGTGCGACTGCACGATCACACCGGCACCGAGGTGCTCCACCACCTCGGCGCGTCCGTGTTCGCCACCCATGCGGTGCTCAACCGTGCCTCACTCGTGCCGATCGATGATGACATTCCAGCGCCGATCGCCGCGGTGCTCGGCTGTGCGGTGCTCACCGGCGGGGGAGCGGTGCTCAACGCCGGCCGTCCCGGCCCCGATGACGAGGTGATGATCGTCGGCCTCGGCGGTGTCGGCATGGCCGCGCTCATCACCGCGCTGTCGATCGACACCGCGGGAGTCATCGGGGTCGACGCGAACCCGGACAAACTCGTGCGAGCGAAGGAGCTCGGAGCCGACGAGGTCTACACCCCGGAGCAGCTCGGAGACCGGAAGGCTCCGATCGTCATCGAATGCGTCGGACATGCCCGCGCATTCGAGACCGCGTTCGCAGCGACGGCCGTGGGCGGGACGACGGTGACGGTGGGGCTGCCCGCCCCGGATGCGCAGTCGCACATCACCCCGGTGACGCTGACGGCCGAGGCGCGCACGGTGATCGGCTCCTACCTCGGTTCGGCGGTGCCGAGCCGGGACATCCCCGTCTACGCCGATCTGTGGAGGGCAGGCCGGCTGCCGGTCGAGGAACTCATCTCCGACACCATCGGTCTGAACGATCTCAATTCGGCCTTCGACGCCCTGTCCGACGGTCGGGTCGTGCGACAGATCATCGACTTCGAGGCGTGA
- a CDS encoding mycothiol-dependent nitroreductase Rv2466c family protein: MSKETLDLWFDTACPWAWMTSRWGLEVAKVRDVEVKFRPMSLNFLNRDKDIPGDYRALMNRALAPMRIVTAAIAEHGDEVAEPLYTAIGTRIHPGGEKDFEKAVSEALKEVGLPADLMKYGETDDYDAALQTSHDEALSLVGDDVGTPICRVAGTAFFGPVVTPAPKGEAAGRLFDGVLAVASTPGFFELKRTRDVGPIFD; encoded by the coding sequence GTGAGCAAGGAAACACTCGATCTGTGGTTCGACACTGCGTGCCCGTGGGCCTGGATGACCTCCCGCTGGGGGCTCGAAGTGGCGAAGGTGCGCGACGTCGAGGTGAAGTTCCGGCCGATGAGCCTCAACTTCCTCAACCGCGACAAGGACATTCCCGGTGACTACCGAGCGCTGATGAATCGTGCGCTGGCTCCGATGCGGATCGTCACCGCCGCCATCGCCGAACACGGCGACGAGGTGGCCGAACCGCTCTACACCGCCATCGGCACCCGCATCCACCCGGGCGGAGAGAAGGACTTCGAGAAGGCCGTCTCCGAGGCCCTGAAAGAGGTGGGGCTGCCGGCAGATCTCATGAAGTACGGCGAGACCGACGACTACGATGCGGCGCTGCAGACCTCCCACGATGAGGCTCTGTCGCTCGTCGGCGACGATGTCGGAACCCCGATCTGTCGCGTCGCGGGCACCGCGTTCTTCGGACCCGTCGTGACTCCGGCGCCGAAGGGTGAAGCCGCGGGCCGTCTCTTCGACGGTGTCCTCGCGGTCGCCTCGACACCCGGCTTCTTCGAGCTCAAGCGCACTCGCGACGTGGGACCGATCTTCGACTGA